The sequence AGATATTGCATAGACAATATTATAGTATTAATATAATATGAGTTTGGTGAAATTGCAATGGTTGGAAATAAACCAACATATTTTAAATAGCTTGTGAGAAGTGCATTGGGCAGAACACAAGACACAAGGTAGCATATATTTATTCTTTGAGCAGATTAATATTAGAATATTACCAGAAATGCCTCATCATATTTACACTGATCATTTAACtcctatttgtaaaaaaaatgtaagtaaataaataaaaagaatatgacTATTATAAATATTCAGAAATGAATTGCTTGATATTTGTAATAaatctaaaggttttttttttagcttagacTGTCAATTTTGTGCtaagatattacaactactgtcACATAGCTGGCATTTAAGATGATGGCTGCTTCACAAGAAGAGCCTAGGGTATTTTTCCTGCTCACTGCAACTTGGGTGGGTACCTACCTTCAGGTTCCCCCGTGTGGTGAACGCCCTTCCACACATATTGCAGGAAAAAGGCTTCTCTCCTGTATGTATCCTTTCATGAATCTGCAAGGCACTGGCCGAGGAGAACGTCTTCTTACATACTACGCACAGATGCTGCTTAGGGCTGCGTCTCAAAGGAGGGGAAAGGGATGAGGGTACCGCCAGCCGAGGAAACTGGACTAGTGCCAATGTCTGGGGTGGGCTTACCACTTCACTCTTCACTGAGTTCACCAGAAAGGTTTGGGCTGGAGGTGGCAAGTCTCCATTTGGGCATTTTGGGCTGCTGGTCAGCTGAGGAGGGAAGAAATGGCTCACCTGGTGTGCATGCAGAACATGCTTCTTCAGAATGGATGCCTCCAAAAAGCTTTGCTTGCAAACTAGGCAGTGGAACAGCCCATCTTTGGTGTGGTACTTGGTATGCTCTTCCAGTGATTCACTACTAGGAAGTCTGTCTGAACAAAGTGTGCATATGTGAGTTTCCTTCTGATGTGGACTTCCCACAGTTTTATTACATAGATTTAGTTCAGGATCATTTTCCTTTTCTGTGCTACTTTCATCCCCAGTGGTTTTCACATTTGTGTTTTGGGGACTTATACTTGATTCAGGTTCTATTGCGCATTCAATATCTTTCATTGGTTGTTCATCAGTTATATAATTTGGAATAGTTTCTGAGACTGGCTTATTGTCAACAGTAAGTTCTGGTGATGTACTTGACTCTTTGGCTGCATATGGTGTGAGCTGAGGGGCAACAGAAGAAGTTATgctattttcttcatttttcttgacaatagCATTGGCCGCATCACCTTCTAAACTGGAGATTTCTGAATCAACTAGTGCTGTTTTATCATTTTCTGATTCACTACCAACCAAAGATTCTTCATCTGTACTAATTTCATCTGAAAAATCTGGGATACTCTTATCCTCTATGCATTCACTTTTGCTTCCACCTATGTCCATAAGTTCACCATTTGGGATTTGCCCTCctaaatgcatttttatgtgcTGCTGGAGAGTAACAGCATTTGTAAACTTCTTCTGACATATTGGACATGAATTCTGAGGCTTTGATGATAAACTAGACTTGTGACCCACAAAGTGGGCCTTTAAGTTGCCCTTTGTAGAAAATGCCCTCCCACATATTTTGCACTTGAATGGTCTTTCTCCACCATGTTGGTTATAATGAAGCCTGAGAGCCCGGGGACAGCTTAACACCCTTAAACAGATAACACATTGGTTAGGGACAGTTGCTTGCTTGTCAATTTTTTCTACAAGTTGTTGTAGCTTTGAGGTTTCTGAATATCCCAGTGGTTCAACTGTGTACGAAAAAGGAAATGCCCCTGTTTTAAAGTGGCTTGCTAATAGTGCCCAACTTGGAAGTGATGTAACTAACTTGCTGAGCTGCATTCTTCCACTGACACCGGATCCTACCATTTCTGACCTTTCTCCTGGAGGAGTATTTTCATCAGCCTTTGTCTTAGGAAAACCAATCGGACTCTTTAGTGTTGGAGTTCCATCTCCAGCTTTCATGAGTACCAACTTGCTAAGTGATGGAAGTCCCTGACTACTTGAACCAGAAAAAAGATTTAGACTTTCTGTGGTCATCACTGGTGGCAAAAGAGGCTTTTTGTCTAGCGTCTCTTCTTCTGCTTTCTCTGGAGGTACTGACATACCATAGGGAAGGCCTGTGTTTGACAGAACATAGTCTAGATGCTCAGGAACAGGATTTGGATTCATTTGAATATGAGGATACTTATCTCGATGTCGATGGAAGTGTACTTTTAGATTGCCTCTTGTGGTAAAACGATTTCCACAGATGTTGCATTTGTATGGTCTTTCACCAGTATGAGAACGTAGGTGAATTTGAAGGGCACTGTCACTTCCAAAAACCTTTGCACAGAAACGGCATTTATGTCTTCCTGATGACCTGTCCTGTTGGCTTTCACCACGTAATGGctcactgtttttttgtttaagtAGGCTTGGGGCAGTCTCCAATACTCTTGCACCTAAAAATAATGCTCCTGGCAAAGTAGGTAAACCTGGAGGAAAAACTGAATGTGGGGATATCAGTTGACTGGTTGGTGAGCTTGGAAGAGATGCACTTACTGGAGAAAGCTTGTCACAGAATCCTCCAAACAACTTGTCTTTCACATTTGGAATATTTCTGCCACTAAATGGCTGTCCTACTGTGTTGTAAATATGAAGAAAAGGCTGCTTGGTGGTGTCTTCTCCAGGATAAGTCTTTGCTGTTTCTGGCACAGGCTGAGATTGTGTTGACGGACTGAAGATCGGAAGAGACTTGGCCCCAGGAGATCCATCAGATGAAGATGTTGTATGTGCCAATGGTGGCATGGAGAGAGAGCCAAGCATAAGCACCTGTTGACAGATCTGCTCAGTTATTTGCATTTGATGAATCTGCCGTTGCTGCAGAACTCTCAATTCTTCCAGTATCATTGGGATATTTATTGGGGCTGCAGTTGTTTGACCAGAAGGAAAAGCTTCCTGACTCACTGGAGCCATCCCAACCTTTGGCCCTGTCACACCTTCCACAATTAAGCCTCCACTGGGAATAAGGAAACGTTGTGATGGGCCTACCCCCTTTTTACCTATATCTTGTCTCATGGCACCCATAATTCCTGTATCTCTCTCAGCTTGTTGAATAGTGTCTGTTTTATTTCCAGTTGTCATAGTATTTGGAGTCACAGGTCGTGAAACAGATCCTTCACTAATAATTGTATGAAAGCCTTTCCCTGATTCTTCTTGGTTCTCTACTATGACCACAACATGGTTGTCCATGGAGCAAGATTCCTTATGCCTGGCAAAATCAGACGGCTCATCAAACTGCGCACAGCACTTCAGGCAAACTTGAGCATCTTCTCCTGCCGTGTCTCCTGCAGATACAAAGAAATGAACATATGAGTTACAtatatacccaggacatacttgaaaacgagagaattCTCCATGTATCATtactagtaaaatattttataattaaataaatatacatatatatatatatatatatatatataaataaaatgacgTCTAAGTAGTAtgtattgtataaataaatatgtgtaagTTTTTATTAAATGGTTTCTCCAATCATTTTTCATTTATGATAGAATAATGCCCTATTGGCATTATTCTATCAGTCCCCCCTACAAAATCACTTAAAGactgtttttaaaataaagttaccttaattaccttaatccagcatcaGGAGAATCTCCCAGTGCTATTCGGCGCAACCGCGTCATTTGGACCCTTGGATTGGACCATTTTACCAGCTCAGGGCGCATGCGCTCGCTCTGAGCCGAAGAAGAAATGGGGAGAGTAAGGGCgggattttaaaaaaattcagaaGGTATTGGGAGGAGGGAAGACTTCCTTCAccgtgggagggaggaagggacacAAGGGTTTCTTAAAGACCTAATTTaaaggtcaaaatgttgctgttTGTAATATGCACTGATCTTCATTAAAACTGCCTTATTAGTCACCCATGAGTGACTGTACCATCTCTGTTATTTTACATGTGTACTGGGGTATGCCAGCCTCGGTCTGTTTTGCACCTTGTGTTTCTGACCAAGAAGTGTGTGGATTCCTTCTACTTTAAAAAGCTATAAATTAggtatttattttacataacTTGT comes from Pelobates fuscus isolate aPelFus1 chromosome 5, aPelFus1.pri, whole genome shotgun sequence and encodes:
- the SALL2 gene encoding sal-like protein 2 isoform X1 yields the protein MSRRKQRKPQQLISDCDNSTSSENGDTAGEDAQVCLKCCAQFDEPSDFARHKESCSMDNHVVVIVENQEESGKGFHTIISEGSVSRPVTPNTMTTGNKTDTIQQAERDTGIMGAMRQDIGKKGVGPSQRFLIPSGGLIVEGVTGPKVGMAPVSQEAFPSGQTTAAPINIPMILEELRVLQQRQIHQMQITEQICQQVLMLGSLSMPPLAHTTSSSDGSPGAKSLPIFSPSTQSQPVPETAKTYPGEDTTKQPFLHIYNTVGQPFSGRNIPNVKDKLFGGFCDKLSPVSASLPSSPTSQLISPHSVFPPGLPTLPGALFLGARVLETAPSLLKQKNSEPLRGESQQDRSSGRHKCRFCAKVFGSDSALQIHLRSHTGERPYKCNICGNRFTTRGNLKVHFHRHRDKYPHIQMNPNPVPEHLDYVLSNTGLPYGMSVPPEKAEEETLDKKPLLPPVMTTESLNLFSGSSSQGLPSLSKLVLMKAGDGTPTLKSPIGFPKTKADENTPPGERSEMVGSGVSGRMQLSKLVTSLPSWALLASHFKTGAFPFSYTVEPLGYSETSKLQQLVEKIDKQATVPNQCVICLRVLSCPRALRLHYNQHGGERPFKCKICGRAFSTKGNLKAHFVGHKSSLSSKPQNSCPICQKKFTNAVTLQQHIKMHLGGQIPNGELMDIGGSKSECIEDKSIPDFSDEISTDEESLVGSESENDKTALVDSEISSLEGDAANAIVKKNEENSITSSVAPQLTPYAAKESSTSPELTVDNKPVSETIPNYITDEQPMKDIECAIEPESSISPQNTNVKTTGDESSTEKENDPELNLCNKTVGSPHQKETHICTLCSDRLPSSESLEEHTKYHTKDGLFHCLVCKQSFLEASILKKHVLHAHQVSHFFPPQLTSSPKCPNGDLPPPAQTFLVNSVKSEVVSPPQTLALVQFPRLAVPSSLSPPLRRSPKQHLCVVCKKTFSSASALQIHERIHTGEKPFSCNMCGRAFTTRGNLKVHMSTHVWSTNNSRRGRRLSLDNLGPLFSGSPVKLHDFLSKDIPTQLVGVNPLSFWNQYTAYLTSGPLPTSGSVTSAAAVISPPALLGLQTAKVGSIPVGELAEVKERKTANTEAPCDSLTKEEK
- the SALL2 gene encoding sal-like protein 2 isoform X2, yielding MSRRKQRKPQQLISDCDNSTSSENGDTAGEDAQVCLKCCAQFDEPSDFARHKESCSMDNHVVVIVENQEESGKGFHTIISEGSVSRPVTPNTMTTGNKTDTIQQAERDTGIMGAMRQDIGKKGVGPSQRFLIPSGGLIVEGVTGPKVGMAPVSQEAFPSGQTTAAPINIPMILEELRVLQQRQIHQMQITEQICQQVLMLGSLSMPPLAHTTSSSDGSPGAKSLPIFSPSTQSQPVPETAKTYPGEDTTKQPFLHIYNTVGQPFSGRNIPNVKDKLFGGFCDKLSPVSASLPSSPTSQLISPHSVFPPGLPTLPGALFLGARVLETAPSLLKQKNSEPLRGESQQDRSSGRHKCRFCAKVFGSDSALQIHLRSHTGERPYKCNICGNRFTTRGNLKVHFHRHRDKYPHIQMNPNPVPEHLDYVLSNTGLPYGMSVPPEKAEEETLDKKPLLPPVMTTESLNLFSGSSSQGLPSLSKLVLMKAGDGTPTLKSPIGFPKTKADENTPPGERSEMVGSGVSGRMQLSKLVTSLPSWALLASHFKTGAFPFSYTVEPLGYSETSKLQQLVEKIDKQATVPNQCVICLRVLSCPRALRLHYNQHGGERPFKCKICGRAFSTKGNLKAHFVGHKSSLSSKPQNSCPICQKKFTNAVTLQQHIKMHLGGQIPNGELMDIGGSKSECIEDKSIPDFSDEISTDEESLVGSESENDKTALVDSEISSLEGDAANAIVKKNEENSITSSVAPQLTPYAAKESSTSPELTVDNKPVSETIPNYITDEQPMKDIECAIEPESSISPQNTNVKTTGDESSTEKENDPELNLCNKTVGSPHQKETHICTLCSDRLPSSESLEEHTKYHTKDGLFHCLVCKQSFLEASILKKHVLHAHQVHMSTHVWSTNNSRRGRRLSLDNLGPLFSGSPVKLHDFLSKDIPTQLVGVNPLSFWNQYTAYLTSGPLPTSGSVTSAAAVISPPALLGLQTAKVGSIPVGELAEVKERKTANTEAPCDSLTKEEK